In the Pseudomonas sp. ADAK2 genome, one interval contains:
- a CDS encoding sugar ABC transporter ATP-binding protein — MFASATASSTTPLVGIQPTATPVDEPYLLEIINVSKGFPGVVALSDVQLRVRPGSVLALMGENGAGKSTLMKIIAGIYQPDAGEIRLRGKPVVFETPLSALQAGIAMIHQELNLMPHMSIAENIWIGREQLNGLHMIDHREMHRCTAALLERLRINLDPEEQVGNLSIAERQMVEIAKAVSYDSDVLIMDEPTSAITDKEVAHLFSIIADLKSQGKGIIYITHKMNEVFAIADEVAVFRDGAYIGLQRADSMDGDSLISMMVGRELSQLFPVREKPIGDLLLSVRDLKLDGIFKGVSFDLHAGEILGLAGLMGSGRTNVAEAIFGITPSDGGEIRLDGQVVRISDPHMAIEKGFALLTEDRKLSGLFPCLSVLENMEMAVLPHYAGHGFIQQKALRVLCEDMCKKLRVKTPSLEQCIDTLSGGNQQKALLARWLMTNPRILILDEPTRGIDVGAKAEIYRLISYLASEGMAVIMISSELPEVLGMSDRVMVMHEGDLMGTLDRSEATQERVMQLASGMSAVH, encoded by the coding sequence ATGTTCGCTTCAGCGACTGCTTCGAGCACCACCCCGTTGGTGGGTATCCAGCCAACCGCAACACCTGTCGATGAGCCGTACCTGCTGGAGATCATCAACGTCAGCAAGGGTTTTCCCGGTGTCGTGGCCTTGTCCGATGTGCAACTGCGAGTGCGCCCCGGCTCGGTACTGGCCCTGATGGGCGAGAACGGCGCGGGCAAATCGACCCTGATGAAAATCATCGCCGGCATCTACCAGCCGGACGCCGGTGAAATTCGCCTGCGGGGCAAACCCGTGGTGTTCGAAACGCCGTTGTCGGCACTCCAGGCCGGGATCGCGATGATCCACCAGGAACTCAACCTGATGCCGCACATGAGCATCGCCGAGAACATCTGGATCGGCCGCGAGCAACTCAACGGCCTGCACATGATCGATCACCGCGAGATGCACCGCTGCACCGCCGCTCTACTGGAACGCCTGCGGATCAACCTCGATCCTGAAGAACAGGTCGGCAACCTGAGCATCGCCGAACGGCAGATGGTCGAGATCGCCAAAGCCGTGTCCTATGACTCGGACGTCCTGATCATGGACGAACCGACCTCGGCCATCACCGACAAGGAAGTCGCCCACCTGTTCTCGATCATTGCCGACCTGAAAAGCCAGGGCAAAGGCATCATCTACATCACCCACAAAATGAACGAAGTGTTCGCCATCGCCGATGAAGTGGCGGTGTTCCGTGACGGCGCCTACATCGGCCTGCAACGGGCCGACAGCATGGACGGCGACAGCCTGATTTCGATGATGGTCGGTCGCGAGCTGAGCCAGTTGTTCCCGGTGCGCGAGAAGCCGATTGGCGATCTGCTGCTGTCGGTGCGCGACCTGAAACTGGACGGGATTTTCAAAGGTGTGTCCTTTGACTTGCATGCCGGGGAAATCCTCGGGCTCGCCGGGTTGATGGGCTCCGGGCGGACCAACGTCGCCGAAGCGATTTTCGGCATCACCCCGAGTGACGGCGGCGAGATTCGCCTCGATGGCCAGGTGGTGCGCATCAGCGATCCGCACATGGCGATCGAGAAGGGCTTCGCGCTGTTGACCGAGGATCGCAAGCTCAGCGGCCTGTTCCCGTGCCTGTCGGTGCTGGAAAACATGGAAATGGCGGTGCTGCCGCATTACGCCGGTCACGGCTTTATCCAGCAGAAAGCCCTGCGGGTGTTGTGCGAAGACATGTGCAAGAAGCTGCGGGTCAAGACCCCGTCGCTGGAGCAGTGCATCGACACCTTGTCCGGCGGCAACCAGCAGAAAGCCTTGCTCGCGCGCTGGCTGATGACCAATCCACGGATCCTGATTCTCGACGAACCGACCCGTGGCATCGATGTCGGCGCCAAGGCCGAGATCTATCGGCTGATCTCCTACCTCGCCAGCGAAGGCATGGCGGTGATCATGATTTCCTCGGAACTGCCGGAAGTGCTCGGCATGAGCGACCGGGTGATGGTCATGCACGAGGGCGACCTGATGGGCACCCTCGACCGCAGTGAAGCGACCCAGGAACGGGTGATGCAATTGGCCTCGGGTATGTCCGCGGTTCACTAA
- a CDS encoding ABC transporter permease: MNAILENKPATAPAKSRRRFPTELSIFLVLIGIGLVFEVFGWIVRDQSFLMNSQRLVLMILQVSIIGLLAIGVTQVIITTGIDLSSGSVLALSAMIAASLAQTSDFARAVFPSLTDLPVWIPVIAGLGVGLLAGAINGSIIAITGIPPFIATLGMMVSARGLARYYTEGQPVSMLSDSYTAIGHGAMPVIIFLVVAVIFHIALRYTKYGKYTYAIGGNMQAARTSGINVKRHLVIVYSIAGLLAGLAGVVASARAATGQAGMGMSYELDAIAAAVIGGTSLAGGVGRITGTVIGALILGVMASGFTFVGVDAYIQDIIKGLIIVVAVVIDQYRNKRKLKR; this comes from the coding sequence ATGAACGCGATACTGGAAAACAAGCCAGCAACGGCACCGGCCAAGAGTCGTCGGCGCTTTCCGACCGAGTTGAGCATCTTTCTGGTGCTGATCGGCATCGGCCTGGTCTTTGAAGTGTTTGGCTGGATCGTGCGCGACCAGAGCTTCCTGATGAACTCCCAGCGTCTGGTGCTGATGATCCTGCAAGTATCGATCATCGGCCTGCTAGCCATCGGCGTGACCCAGGTGATCATTACCACCGGTATCGACCTGTCTTCCGGCTCGGTGCTGGCGCTGTCGGCGATGATTGCCGCCAGCCTGGCCCAGACGTCGGACTTCGCCCGGGCGGTGTTTCCATCGCTGACCGACTTGCCGGTGTGGATCCCGGTGATTGCCGGGCTCGGGGTCGGGTTGCTGGCGGGGGCGATCAACGGCAGCATCATCGCCATCACCGGCATCCCGCCATTTATTGCCACCCTCGGCATGATGGTCTCGGCCCGTGGCCTGGCGCGCTATTACACCGAAGGCCAACCGGTGAGCATGTTGTCCGATTCCTACACCGCTATTGGCCACGGCGCGATGCCGGTGATCATCTTCCTGGTGGTGGCGGTGATCTTCCACATCGCCCTGCGCTACACCAAATACGGCAAGTACACCTACGCCATCGGCGGCAACATGCAGGCGGCGCGGACCTCCGGAATCAACGTCAAACGGCATCTGGTGATCGTCTACAGCATCGCCGGGCTGCTCGCAGGCCTGGCTGGCGTGGTGGCCTCGGCCCGTGCCGCGACCGGCCAGGCCGGGATGGGCATGTCCTATGAACTGGATGCGATTGCCGCGGCCGTCATCGGCGGCACCAGCCTGGCGGGTGGCGTCGGGCGCATCACCGGCACGGTGATCGGCGCGCTCATCCTCGGGGTGATGGCCAGCGGCTTTACCTTTGTCGGGGTCGATGCCTATATCCAGGACATCATCAAGGGCTTGATTATTGTGGTGGCGGTGGTCATCGACCAGTACCGCAACAAGCGCAAACTCAAGCGCTGA
- a CDS encoding sugar ABC transporter substrate-binding protein produces MKTKIRFTALALSLMFASGAALADMKIGVSMSQFDDTWLTYLRESMDKKAKTYPEGVQLQFEDARSDVVKQLSQVESFISQKVDAIVVNPVDTAATRKITEAAVKAGIPLVYVNRRPDDLKLPKGVVTVASNDLEAGEMQMQYLADKMGGKGDIVILLGDLANNSTTNRTKGVKEVLAKYPNIKIEQEQTGIWLRDKGMTLVNDWLTQGRKFDAVVANNDEMAIGAAMALSQAGVDKGTVLIAGVDGTPDGLNAIKKGNMAVSVFQDAKGQADGSIDTAVKMAKNETVEQNVWVPYRLITPQNVDTFK; encoded by the coding sequence ATGAAGACCAAGATCCGTTTCACCGCACTTGCCTTGTCCCTGATGTTCGCCAGCGGCGCTGCACTGGCCGATATGAAGATCGGCGTGAGCATGTCCCAGTTCGATGACACCTGGCTGACCTACCTGCGCGAATCCATGGACAAGAAAGCCAAGACCTACCCTGAAGGCGTGCAGCTGCAATTCGAAGATGCCCGCAGCGACGTGGTCAAGCAGCTCAGCCAGGTCGAAAGCTTCATCAGCCAGAAAGTCGATGCCATCGTGGTCAACCCGGTGGACACCGCCGCCACCCGTAAAATCACCGAAGCCGCGGTCAAGGCTGGCATTCCGCTGGTCTACGTCAACCGCCGTCCGGATGACCTGAAGCTGCCCAAAGGCGTGGTAACCGTGGCCTCCAACGACCTGGAGGCCGGTGAAATGCAGATGCAATACCTGGCCGACAAAATGGGCGGCAAGGGCGACATCGTGATTCTGCTCGGCGACCTCGCCAACAACTCCACCACCAACCGCACCAAGGGCGTGAAAGAGGTGCTGGCCAAGTACCCGAACATCAAGATCGAGCAAGAACAGACCGGTATCTGGCTGCGGGATAAAGGCATGACCCTGGTCAACGACTGGCTGACCCAGGGCCGCAAATTCGATGCGGTGGTGGCCAACAACGACGAAATGGCGATTGGTGCTGCGATGGCCCTGAGTCAGGCCGGCGTCGACAAAGGCACCGTGCTGATCGCCGGGGTCGACGGTACGCCGGATGGCTTGAACGCGATCAAGAAAGGCAACATGGCGGTCTCGGTGTTCCAGGACGCCAAGGGGCAAGCCGACGGTTCCATCGACACCGCCGTGAAAATGGCCAAGAACGAAACGGTGGAACAGAACGTCTGGGTGCCATACCGCCTGATCACCCCGCAAAACGTCGACACGTTCAAATAG